A stretch of Primulina tabacum isolate GXHZ01 chromosome 13, ASM2559414v2, whole genome shotgun sequence DNA encodes these proteins:
- the LOC142522123 gene encoding polygalacturonase At1g48100-like — MEQAFQSKVNISERSSGISQQKKSNFNANSIDLINFQALRFYGSRDVTVTGITIQNSQQTHLKFDSCIGVQVFGISISSPGDSPNTDGIHLQNSQNVVIHTASLACGDDCVSVQTGCSNVNIYDINCGPGHGISIGALGPDGTKACVSNINVRDSTIRNASTGLRIKTWQGGSGSVKGVKFTNVQVSGVGTPLMINQFYCNSNKCANKTSAVGISDISYQSIKGTYTTRPVYFACSGLEAVCGSGASKC, encoded by the exons ATGGAGCAAGCCTTTCAATCGAAAGTTAATATTTCTGAAAGATCCAGCGGTATCTCACAACAAAAGAAAAGTAACTTCAATGCTAATtcaattgatttaattaattttcagGCTCTGCGGTTTTACGGAAGTAGGGATGTGACAGTTACAGGCATAACAATTCAAAACAGCCAGCAAACGCACCTCAAATTCGACAGTTGCATTGGAGTTCAAGTCTTTGGGATCAGCATTTCTTCCCCTGGTGACAGCCCAAATACAGATGGGATTCACCTCCAAAACTCCCAAAATGTCGTCATTCACACCGCCTCTCTTGCTTGCG GAGATGATTGTGTTTCTGTACAGACAGGATGTTCCAACGTGAATATATACGATATTAATTGTGGACCTGGTCATGGTATAAGCATCGGGGCATTGGGACCTGATGGTACTAAAGCCTGTGTTTCTAATATTAATGTTCGCGACTCAACCATACGGAATGCTTCTACTGGTTTGAGAATTAAGACTTGGCAG gGTGGGTCAGGGTCAGTGAAAGGAGTGAAGTTCACCAACGTTCAAGTATCTGGAGTGGGAACTCCTTTGATGATCAACCAGTTCTACTGCAACAGCAACAAATGCGCCAACAAGACTTCGGCCGTGGGCATATCGGACATATCATATCAGTCCATCAAGGGGACTTACACGACGAGACCGGTGTATTTCGCATGCAGTGGACTCGAGGCCGTGTGTGGGAGTGGAGCTAGCAAATGTTGA
- the LOC142522284 gene encoding monodehydroascorbate reductase 4, peroxisomal, giving the protein MGRAYVYVIVGGGVSAGYAANEFVKRGISHGELCIISEEPVAPYERPALSKGYLLPEAPARLPSFHCCVGTNGEKLVPKWYKEHGIELILGTRVKSADVRRKTLLIATGETISYKYLIVATGARALKIEEFGVNGSDAANVCYLRDLADADRLVDVMQSRGSGNAVVIGGGYIGMECAASLVINNFKVTMVFPEAHCMARLFTPKIASYYEDFYQSKGVKFVKGNVLTSFDFDISGKVTAVNLKDGSKLPAEIVVIGIGIRPNTSLFEGQLTMDKGGIKVNGKMQSSNSSVYAMGDVASFPVKIFGETRRLEHVDSARKAAKHAVAAIMEPEKTGEFDYLPFFYSRVFTLSWQFYGDNAGEAVYFGDFSGNAFGAYWINKGLLVGSFLEGGTKEQYEAIAEATKLKPMVEDLGELEKQGLGFAMAVGQNIPPSLPNGDGDRSGDRVCDVMMEKPLFTWHATAGVIVAASIAVFAYWYGKKRRRW; this is encoded by the exons ATGGGGAGAGCGTATGTGTACGTGATCGTGGGAGGAGGGGTATCAGCTGGCTACGCCGCCAATGAATTTGTCAAGAGAGGGATCTCTCATGGTGAACTCTGCATCATCTCTGAAGAGCCG GTTGCACCGTATGAAAGACCTGCATTGAGCAAAGGATATTTACTTCCAGAAG CTCCTGCACGTCTCCCTTCATTTCACTGTTGTGTGGGTACCAATGGTGAAAAATTGGTTCCGAAATGGTACAAGGAACACG GTATTGAATTGATTCTTGGAACTCGAGTTAAGTCTGCTGATGTGAGGCGTAAGACATTGCTAATTGCAACAGGAGAAACCATAAGTTACAAATATCTAATTGTTGCAACAGGTGCTCGG GCTTTGAAGATCGAAGAGTTTGGTGTTAATGGATCTGATGCTGCTAATGTGTGTTATTTACGAGATTTGGCTGATGCTGATAGACTCGTTGATGTGATGCAATCTCGTGGTAGTGGAAATGCTGTTGTTATTGGCGGCGGCTACATAGGAATGGAATGCGCTGCATCTCTGGTGATAAACAATTTTAAAGTGACTATGGTTTTCccagaagcacattgta TGGCACGTTTGTTTACCCCAAAAATCGCAAGTTACTATGAAGACTTCTACCAGTCGAAAGGAGTAAAATTTGTGAAAGGAAATGTGCTGACATCATTTGATTTCGACATCAGTGGGAAG GTCACCGCTGTTAATCTTAAAGATGGGAGCAAACTTCCAGCCGAAATTGTTGTGATCGGTATTGGAATTCGTCCAAACACAAGTCTTTTCGAGGGGCAGCTAACAATGGACAAGGGTGGAATCAAAGTGAATGGGAAAATGCAATCAAGCAATAGCTCGGTCTATGCTATGGGAGACGTTGCATCTTTTCCAGtcaaaatttttggagaaaCACGCAGACTCGAACACGTAGACTCTGCAAGAAAGGCTGCTAAGCATGCAGTTGCTGCAATCATGGAACCTGAAAAGACTGGAGAATTCGACTACCTACCATTCTTTTATTCCCGAGTCTTCACATTGTCTTGGCAGTTTTATGGAGACAATGCAGGGGAAGCAGTGTATTTTGGCGATTTTTCAGGAAATGCTTTTGGGGCGTACTGGATAAACAAAGGGCTTCTTGTTGGGTCATTTCTCGAGGGTGGAACTAAAGAACAGTACGAGGCAATAGCTGAAGCCACTAAGCTAAAACCGATGGTGGAAGACTTGGGGGAGCTTGAGAAACAGGGTTTGGGATTTGCTATGGCCGTCGGACAAAATATTCCACCTTCTTTGCCGAATGGTGATGGCGACAGGAGTGGCGATAGAGTATGTGATGTGATGATGGAGAAACCGTTATTCACTTGGCATGCAACTGCTGGAGTTATTGTGGCAGCATCAATAGCAGTGTTTGCATATTGGTATGGTAAAAAGCGCAGAAGGTGGTGA
- the LOC142522224 gene encoding PWWP domain-containing protein 3-like, which translates to MATLEDVVAATQFLAKESETQVAASGPDSRIRVSDVEKVDGSASATVKNFNSISNGVTSVSVNGSSDGVFGGKSTDSEPLNESGEKDSIGDVIDDDKLEDPGHDFRVGDFVWGKIRSHPWWPGQVHDPRDASEFAEKHSQEGCLLVAFFGDGSCSWCAPSQLIPFVENFEEMSKSSTSKSFLNAVKMALDEICRLVESEMSCKCISEEINVGLARPVVSNFGVKTGVLMPEFNFHPLFLGEYEPIELFAKLKNFAEDISFTSSIDLAVLTSWMSAFFRFNCGYPLSQYHGAFSIEGLDDEGENVAVVMNDITRNEVPVKGPHSDDEIYRRRKQKSVAALLGEDTDVNPKSRDIVTVQEGVNLVRSRSSKKRRSIKGVGEGVGKMKSSIGKSSGRKKVQVSVSSQVTSEEDVNAEKSSVKGTDHVDKGPSSRKRKKIQVTSGEAEEESEGITTPRERKKSRYLSPPYTNMGQRSGNTISKREAEIESCKITKIARVGERMEKAAENLLVSPPLAKMVDEASEKELPDENSERHDTFDNTSHCTKNDTLTCIISDGNSPSRCTENYKLMCSISDVKSPIDVILSEIRLSALYPLQFSEGGSLDIIRGFVSALRSSTYIEGSNYNIYRNCKKGKGKESPAQLTDLGGDLTQKKVKASGPKPCKAMTLKTEGTSGKSVSKKADETCGEKTSAVNVEEIDATRLILTFSPEYRLPSKKDILKIFSKYGSLNRKETNISSDTHSFQIVYTKDSDAEAAFKSSLIQSPFGKNVNYRLQCSSTRLKSRGSQGRVSSPHEQISKELDSSQPPDDLMAEVGHMKQKFEIMTAILENYHLKFSPEEKSSLKDEMKPLMEMVETASEKVRIMAEGTKC; encoded by the coding sequence ATGGCAACTCTGGAAGATGTTGTCGCAGCGACACAATTCCTTGCTAAGGAATCTGAAACCCAAGTGGCGGCCTCGGGTCCTGACAGTCGGATTAGGGTTTCTGATGTAGAGAAAGTTGATGGGTCAGCTTCTGCTACTGTGAAGAATTTTAACAGTATATCTAATGGTGTTACTAGTGTTTCCGTTAATGGTTCTTCTGATGGTGTTTTTGGTGGAAAGAGTACTGATAGTGAGCCGCTGAATGAAAGCGGGGAAAAGGATTCGATAGGAGATGTGATTGATGATGACAAGCTGGAGGATCCAGGCCATGATTTTCGAGTCGGGGATTTTGTTTGGGGTAAAATTAGGAGTCATCCGTGGTGGCCAGGACAGGTTCATGATCCCAGGGATGCATCGGAATTTGCAGAGAAACATAGCCAGGAGGGTTGTCTCTTGGTGGCATTTTTTGGGGACGGTTCTTGCTCTTGGTGCGCACCATCACAGTTGATACCTTTTGTGGAGAATTTTGAGGAGATGTCAAAAAGTAGTACTTCTAAGAGCTTTTTGAATGCTGTAAAGATGGCCTTGGATGAGATTTGTAGGCTCGTGGAGTCTGAGATGAGTTGTAAATGTATATCGGAGGAGATAAATGTTGGACTTGCTAGGCCCGTAGTGTCCAATTTTGGTGTGAAGACTGGAGTTCTTATGCCAGAGTTTAATTTTCATCCTCTTTTTCTTGGCGAATATGAACCCATTGAGTTGTTCGCAAAATTGAAGAACTTTGCGGAGGACATTTCTTTCACTAGTTCGATTGATCTTGCGGTCTTGACAAGCTGGATGTCTGCCTTTTTTCGGTTTAATTGTGGTTATCCATTGTCTCAGTATCACGGGGCCTTTAGTATTGAAGGTCTGGACGATGAGGGTGAGAATGTGGCTGTGGTTATGAATGATATTACTCGTAATGAAGTCCCTGTAAAGGGCCCTCATTCTGATGATGAGATTTATCGTAGAAGGAAGCAGAAAAGTGTTGCTGCGCTTTTGGGAGAAGATACAGATGTGAATCCAAAAAGTCGAGATATTGTTACGGTTCAAGAGGGAGTCAATTTGGTGAGATCCAGGTCTTCCAAAAAGCGGAGGAGCATTAAGGGAGTAGGAGAAGGTGTGGGCAAAATGAAATCTTCTATAGGGAAATCGAGTGGGAGGAAAAAGGTTCAAGTTTCTGTGTCCAGTCAAGTGACAAGTGAAGAGGATGTTAATGCAGAAAAGAGTAGTGTTAAAGGAACGGATCATGTAGATAAAGGTCCTTCGTCAAGGAAACGAAAGAAAATACAAGTTACTTCTGGTGAAGCTGAAGAGGAATCAGAAGGGATTACTACACCTAGGGAAAGAAAGAAGAGTAGGTACTTATCTCCTCCTTATACGAATATGGGGCAGAGGTCTGGTAATACAATCTCGAAAAGGGAGGCAGAAATTGAATCCTGTAAAATTACCAAGATAGCTCGGGTGGGGGAGCGTATGGAGAAAGCTGCAGAAAACCTTTTGGTATCTCCACCTTTAGCCAAGATGGTTGATGAGGCCTCGGAGAAAGAACTGCCTGACGAAAATTCAGAAAGGCATGACACGTTTGATAACACGAGTCACTGCACCAAAAATGACACGTTGACGTGTATTATATCTGATGGTAACTCCCCTAGTCGCTGCACTGAGAACTATAAGTTGATGTGTTCTATATCTGATGTTAAATCCCCTATTGATGTAATATTATCAGAGATTCGGTTAAGTGCTCTTTATCCTCTTCAATTTAGTGAGGGAGGTTCCCTTGATATCATCCGGGGCTTTGTTTCTGCACTCAGAAGCTCAACCTATATTGAAGGATCAAACTACAATATATATCGAAATTGCAAGAAAGGGAAAGGGAAAGAATCACCCGCCCAATTGACAGATCTTGGAGGCGATCTCACCCAGAAAAAAGTCAAGGCATCTGGCCCAAAACCTTGCAAAGCCATGACATTGAAGACTGAAGGAACTTCAGGTAAGTCCGTGTCCAAGAAAGCTGATGAGACTTGTGGTGAAAAAACCAGTGCGGTGAACGTAGAGGAAATTGATGCAACCCGGCTTATTTTGACATTCAGCCCCGAGTATCGGTTACCTTCAAAGAAAGacattttaaagatttttagCAAGTATGGGAGCCTGAATAGAAAGGAAACAAACATATCCTCAGATACTCACTCATTTCAGATTGTTTACACTAAAGATTCAGATGCAGAAGCAGCCTTCAAATCATCTTTAATCCAGAGTCCCTTTGGTAAAAACGTTAATTACAGGTTGCAATGCTCTTCAACTCGGCTAAAGTCTCGTGGATCTCAGGGAAGAGTTTCATCTCCCCATGAACAGATTTCCAAAGAGCTCGACTCTTCTCAGCCACCGGATGACTTGATGGCAGAAGTCGGTCACATGAAGCAAAAGTTCGAGATAATGACCGCAATTCTTGAAAACTATCATCTCAAATTCTCGCCAGAGGAGAAGTCTAGCTTGAAAGATGAGATGAAACCCCTCATGGAGATGGTTGAAACAGCGAGTGAGAAGGTGAGAATCATGGCTGAGGGAACCAAATGTTAG
- the LOC142522918 gene encoding universal stress protein A-like protein: MNMASESSDPTRILVAVNQSTLKGYPHASISSKGAFEWTLRKIIRSNTCGFKLLILHVQVPDEDGFDGVDSIYASPEDFRSLRQRDKNNGLQLLHYFVKQCHEIGVACEAWIKTGDAKDVICHEVKRLQPDLLVVGNRGLGPFQKVFVGTVSGFVTKHADCPVISIKRSADQTPQDPAED; encoded by the exons ATGAATATGGCGTCGGAGAGCAGTGACCCAACTCGGATATTGGTGGCGGTCAACCAGTCAACTCTCAAAGGTTACCCGCACGCATCCATCAGCTCCAAAGGAGCATTCGAATGGACTCTCCGCAAAATCATTCGCTCCAATACTTGTGGTTTTAAACTCCTCATTCTTCATGTTCAAGTTCCTGACGAAGATG GTTTTGATGGTGTGGATAGTATATATGCCTCTCCTGAAGATTTCAGAAGTTTGAGGCAGAGGGACAAGAATAATGGACTTCAACTACTGCATTACTTTGTGAAACAATGCCATGAGATTGGG GTTGCCTGTGAAGCATGGATTAAGACAGGTGATGCTAAGGACGTCATCTGCCATGAGGTGAAACGTCTCCAGCCAGATTTGCTAGTGGTTGGAAACAGAGGTCTTGGTCCTTTTCAGAA GGTTTTTGTGGGAACTGTGAGCGGATTTGTCACAAAACATGCCGATTGCCCTGTCATTTCAATTAAGCGTAGTGCAGATCAGACTCCTCAAGATCCTGCTGAGGATTGA